Proteins found in one Crassostrea angulata isolate pt1a10 chromosome 3, ASM2561291v2, whole genome shotgun sequence genomic segment:
- the LOC128176189 gene encoding ankyrin repeat family A protein 2-like isoform X2 has product MSPCDSDQELNDLEVASVLEGKQQGNDCFSPTKLKRHETPVRPTTVMTNLQRGNVQTTTPLFKNISLHQMAAQGELTHLQQEISDGCDVNKLDTNDMTALLWACANGQQPAVEFLIKSGADINISGSHGENALLMASCNGYLGIVEILLKLCMDINATDETGNTALMYAAYGGHESVVKLLLESGADITTQNEDNMNVMDMVVGQGNKIIQQVIERHMLSLFE; this is encoded by the exons ATGTCCCCGTGTGACAGTGACCAAGAACTGAATGATTTGGAAGTAGCCAGTGTTTTAGAGg GAAAACAACAAGGAAATGACTGTTTTTCACCAACAAAGTTAAAAAGGCATGAAACACCTGTCAGA ccAACAACTGTAATGACTAATTTGCAAAGAGGAAATGTGCAAACAACAACTCCATTATTTAAGA atatctctcttCACCAAATGGCTGCACAAGGGGAGCTTACACATCTACAACAAGAAATTAGCGATG GATGCGATGTGAATAAATTGGACACTAATGACATGACAGCTCTTCTATGGGCATGTGCAAATGGGCAACAGCCAGCAGTGGAGTTCCTAATAAAGTCAGGGGCTGACATCAACATCTCAGGAAGTCATGGGGAAAATGCCCTGCTAATGGCAAGCTGTAATGGATATCTGGGCATTGTTGAAATTCTACTTAAACTTTGCATGGATATAAATGCCACTGATGAG acGGGTAACACAGCCTTAATGTATGCAGCCTATGGGGGTCATGAGAGTGTTGTGAAGCTGTTACTGGAATCTGGAGCAGATATCACTACTCAGAATGAGGACAATATGAATGTGATGGACATGGTTGTGGGACAGGGAAACAAAATCA tTCAGCAAGTTATTGAACGACACATGCTGTCATTATTTGAATGA
- the LOC128176189 gene encoding ankyrin repeat family A protein 2-like isoform X1, with the protein MQDTKSAKCKEDENIERQRRGSNSGKRQGVPAALRLMSPCDSDQELNDLEVASVLEGKQQGNDCFSPTKLKRHETPVRPTTVMTNLQRGNVQTTTPLFKNISLHQMAAQGELTHLQQEISDGCDVNKLDTNDMTALLWACANGQQPAVEFLIKSGADINISGSHGENALLMASCNGYLGIVEILLKLCMDINATDETGNTALMYAAYGGHESVVKLLLESGADITTQNEDNMNVMDMVVGQGNKIIQQVIERHMLSLFE; encoded by the exons ATGCAAGATACTAAATCCGCTAAGTGTAAAGAAGATGAAAACATAGAAAGACAGCGCAGAGGCTCTAATTCGGGAAAACGGCAGGGTGTACCGGCGGCTCTTAGACTCATGTCCCCGTGTGACAGTGACCAAGAACTGAATGATTTGGAAGTAGCCAGTGTTTTAGAGg GAAAACAACAAGGAAATGACTGTTTTTCACCAACAAAGTTAAAAAGGCATGAAACACCTGTCAGA ccAACAACTGTAATGACTAATTTGCAAAGAGGAAATGTGCAAACAACAACTCCATTATTTAAGA atatctctcttCACCAAATGGCTGCACAAGGGGAGCTTACACATCTACAACAAGAAATTAGCGATG GATGCGATGTGAATAAATTGGACACTAATGACATGACAGCTCTTCTATGGGCATGTGCAAATGGGCAACAGCCAGCAGTGGAGTTCCTAATAAAGTCAGGGGCTGACATCAACATCTCAGGAAGTCATGGGGAAAATGCCCTGCTAATGGCAAGCTGTAATGGATATCTGGGCATTGTTGAAATTCTACTTAAACTTTGCATGGATATAAATGCCACTGATGAG acGGGTAACACAGCCTTAATGTATGCAGCCTATGGGGGTCATGAGAGTGTTGTGAAGCTGTTACTGGAATCTGGAGCAGATATCACTACTCAGAATGAGGACAATATGAATGTGATGGACATGGTTGTGGGACAGGGAAACAAAATCA tTCAGCAAGTTATTGAACGACACATGCTGTCATTATTTGAATGA